One region of Oryza sativa Japonica Group chromosome 10, ASM3414082v1 genomic DNA includes:
- the LOC4348778 gene encoding glycine-rich cell wall structural protein 2-like, producing MVDNKFVALSFIVMLGIGLANASSTSNGNGTGWGEGGGSIDGAGGGSGSGTGSSVSIVNEGGSVHGSGGGGGGGGNGGGRYSGSGHGSGSGRGSSSSQVGPDPYRGSSNAGGTGGGEGGGRADGYYGSSGYGSGSGTGVGSSASMNGDFPGGVFSNANAFGRGGGNGYSQNGGSGSGKGSGSAYGNGEP from the coding sequence ATGGTGGACAATAAATTTGTAGCTCTTAGCTTCATTGTGATGTTGGGCATTGGGTTAGCCAATGCTTCGAGTACTTCTAATGGAAATGGCACCGGATGGGGAGAGGGTGGTGGATCTATTGACGGGGCCGGTGGAGGGTCCGGGAGTGGTACTGGATCTAGTGTGAGTATCGTAAATGAGGGAGGCTCTGTCCACggaagtggtggtggtggtggtggaggcggcaaTGGTGGTGGACGGTACAGTGGATCTGGGCATGGTTCTGGGTCTGGTCGAGGCTCAAGCTCAAGCCAGGTCGGTCCAGACCCATACCGTGGGTCTTCTAATGCTGGTGGTACAGGTGGCGGTGAAGGCGGTGGGCGAGCGGATGGCTACTATGGATCTAGTGGTTATGGGTCTGGAAGTGGCACCGGTGTTGGCTCTAGTGCATCTATGAACGGTGACTTCCCGGGGGGTGTTTTCTCCAATGCTAATGCTTTTGGCCGTGGAGGAGGAAACGGGTATAGTCAGAACGGTGGGAGCGGTAGCGGCAAAGGCAGCGGATCTGCGTATGGCAACGGAGAGCCATGA
- the LOC107279104 gene encoding glycine-rich cell wall structural protein 2-like: MANTKIVALGIFLVLCINGLSHAARVIRYSSAKGEGEGGGEGSGSVSGAGSGSGGGFGASNTSSSGGYFGTSNAHANAGGGGSGDGGGPLGSVGSGSGSGSGSSSSNSSSVMRAWYGGGEANAGGVGGGNGDGYGGGYSGSSGYGSGFGTGGGSSAVAMDGFYGAHANADGGGDGTGVGHGEAGGYGNGGGSGSGYGNGKYP, translated from the coding sequence ATGGCTAACACTAAAATTGTGGCACTTGGGATTTTTCTAGTCTTATGCATAAATGGACTATCCCATGCTGCAAGAGTAATTAGATATTCTAGTGCTAAaggtgaaggagaaggtggaggagagggctCTGGATCTGTAAGTGGTGCTGGGTCGGGTTCTGGGGGTGGCTTTGGTGCTAGCAACACTAGTAGTTCCGGGGGCTATTTTGGGACAAGTAATGCACATGCTAAtgctggaggtggagggagtggtgatggtggtggacCATTAGGAAGTGTTGGGTCTGGTTCTGGGTCTGGTTCTGGCTCTAGCTCAAGTAACAGCTCAAGCGTAATGAGAGCATGGTATGGTGGTGGAGAAGCTAATGCGGGTGGTGTTGGTGGTGGCAATGGTGATGGATATGGCGGTGGTTACTCAGGGTCCTCTGGTTATGGGTCAGGGTTTGGAACCGGTGGAGGCTCTAGCGCAGTGGCTATGGATGGCTTTTACGGGGCACATGCAAATGccgatggtggtggtgatggtactgGAGTGGGACATGGCGAAGCTGGTGGGTACGGCAATGGTGGAGGGAGTGGATCTGGGTATGGTAATGGCAAATACCCATAG